Proteins encoded within one genomic window of Gammaproteobacteria bacterium:
- a CDS encoding DUF502 domain-containing protein codes for MSQIGHILLKGLVAILPIGLTIYLIYWLGITTETVLSGPIRWFIPQESYIPGMGLAAGFVVLFIAGLLVNAYIVRRSMNVVEALVLRVPVVKTVYGALRDVTRLVNTDGRKGDLERVVMVDIGPGRVMGFVTQEHASLPGACSGEDLVAVYLPMSYQIGGYTLYLPRSRIEPIDLSVEAAMRIVLTGGLQR; via the coding sequence TTGAGCCAGATCGGCCACATCCTGCTGAAGGGCCTGGTCGCCATCCTGCCGATCGGCCTGACCATCTACCTGATCTACTGGCTGGGCATCACTACGGAGACCGTGCTCTCCGGCCCGATCCGCTGGTTCATCCCGCAGGAGAGCTACATCCCGGGCATGGGCCTGGCCGCGGGCTTCGTGGTGCTGTTCATCGCCGGGCTGCTCGTCAATGCCTACATCGTCCGGCGCAGCATGAATGTGGTCGAGGCCCTGGTGTTGCGCGTTCCGGTGGTGAAGACCGTGTACGGCGCGTTGCGCGATGTCACCCGGCTCGTCAATACGGATGGCCGCAAGGGCGACCTCGAGCGCGTGGTGATGGTGGATATCGGGCCGGGACGCGTCATGGGATTCGTCACCCAGGAGCATGCATCCCTGCCCGGTGCCTGTTCGGGCGAGGACCTGGTTGCCGTTTACCTGCCGATGAGCTACCAGATCGGCGGCTATACCCTGTACCTGCCGAGGAGCCGCATCGAGCCGATCGACCTGAGCGTGGAGGCGGCGATGCGCATCGTGCTGACCGGCGGCCTGCAGCGCTAG
- a CDS encoding class I SAM-dependent methyltransferase: protein MTTAIHPEYGSFPRPSHDEAARQRYAMGLRQYLFGPLREAVGRAFYGAVAPAFEAREGRPLADRRDARREILGLPAYQYFSDLHRISQEMIWNSVLDTLERTDDQLRGSFRALRGRTRGTLRLDPQLEIPRYLSAVDIHCMPGGYPRSDGDEDLVAGALYDRGGYLYSPGSGPQRGGLGYSSLAFLRRVLPDFRPRRIVDLGCGIGGPTLVYSEAFPDAEIHAVDIGAGMLRYGHLRAESYGHAIHFSQQDAAHTRFEAGSFDLVVSHIMFHETSASAAPAILAECRRLLAPGGVMLHIDLPPPDRLPDVYTRVIFDGDAYYNNEPFWMRMHDLDWPAMLQAAGFEPGRTQLALTPVQVLVPPTAEHPQGRWVDGPFALSAVFASVAP, encoded by the coding sequence ATGACGACAGCCATCCACCCGGAATACGGCAGCTTCCCCCGGCCCAGTCACGATGAGGCGGCACGCCAGCGCTACGCCATGGGCCTGCGCCAGTACCTGTTCGGGCCGCTGCGCGAGGCCGTCGGCCGTGCCTTCTACGGTGCCGTCGCCCCCGCCTTCGAGGCACGCGAGGGGCGGCCGCTGGCGGACCGCCGTGATGCGCGCCGAGAGATCCTGGGACTGCCGGCCTACCAGTACTTCTCCGACCTGCACCGCATCAGCCAGGAGATGATCTGGAACAGCGTGCTGGACACGCTGGAGCGTACCGATGACCAGCTGCGCGGGAGTTTCCGTGCCCTGCGCGGGCGCACACGGGGCACGCTGCGGCTCGACCCGCAGCTGGAGATCCCGCGTTACCTCAGCGCGGTGGATATCCACTGCATGCCGGGAGGCTATCCGCGGTCCGACGGCGATGAAGACCTCGTCGCCGGGGCGCTGTACGACCGGGGCGGCTATCTCTACAGCCCCGGCAGCGGGCCGCAGCGCGGTGGCCTCGGCTACTCGAGCCTGGCCTTCCTGCGGCGGGTGCTGCCGGATTTCCGCCCGAGGCGGATCGTCGACCTCGGCTGCGGCATCGGCGGGCCCACCCTCGTCTACAGCGAGGCGTTCCCGGACGCGGAGATCCACGCCGTCGACATCGGTGCCGGCATGCTTCGCTATGGCCATCTCCGGGCGGAGTCCTATGGCCACGCCATCCATTTCAGCCAGCAGGATGCGGCGCATACCCGTTTCGAGGCCGGCAGTTTCGACCTCGTGGTGTCGCATATCATGTTCCACGAGACCTCGGCCTCGGCCGCGCCCGCCATCCTGGCCGAGTGCCGGCGACTGCTGGCGCCCGGCGGCGTGATGCTTCACATCGACCTGCCACCGCCCGATCGCCTTCCCGACGTCTATACCCGCGTCATATTCGATGGCGATGCCTACTACAACAACGAACCCTTCTGGATGCGCATGCATGATCTGGACTGGCCCGCGATGCTGCAGGCCGCCGGCTTCGAGCCCGGGCGCACGCAGCTGGCCCTGACCCCGGTGCAGGTGCTGGTACCGCCCACGGCGGAGCACCCACAGGGGCGCTGGGTCGATGGGCCGTTCGCATTGTCCGCCGTGTTCGCGAGCGTGGCGCCATGA
- a CDS encoding CBS domain-containing protein, with translation MQTVADILGSKGRELWSVKPTDTVLEALGVMAKHDIGAVAVLEGEKLVGIFTERDYARKVVLIGRASRDSAVRDIMTSKVMCVSPDRSVAECMALMTEHRLRHLPVLHQKRVVGIVSIGDLVKATIEEQEFTITQLQSYVTG, from the coding sequence ATGCAGACCGTCGCTGACATCCTGGGCAGCAAGGGCCGCGAGCTCTGGTCCGTCAAGCCGACCGATACCGTGCTCGAGGCGCTGGGCGTGATGGCGAAGCACGACATCGGCGCCGTGGCGGTGCTCGAAGGCGAGAAACTCGTCGGTATCTTCACCGAGCGCGACTATGCGCGAAAGGTCGTGCTCATCGGCCGTGCCTCGCGGGACTCCGCCGTGCGGGATATCATGACCAGCAAGGTGATGTGCGTGTCACCCGACCGCTCCGTGGCCGAGTGCATGGCACTGATGACCGAACACCGGCTGCGCCACCTGCCGGTGCTGCACCAGAAGCGTGTCGTCGGCATCGTGTCGATCGGCGACCTGGTCAAGGCGACGATCGAGGAACAGGAATTCACCATCACCCAGCTGCAGAGCTACGTCACCGGCTGA